The Klebsiella sp. RIT-PI-d genomic sequence TTGAGCAACCTGTAAAGGTTGTTAATGCCAGCACGGCGTTACCGGCCCTGCAAAAGCGGCTGGACTCTCTCAAGCAGCGGGTTTCAACGGCGAAAGCCGATAAGCAATTCACCGCCCTGAATGATGATGCGCAAAAACTGGCCGCTGATGCCGAGAAACTGGCCGTGGCGCTGGTCCCGCAGTTGACGCAGATCCAGGGACAGTTAGATGTATTAGGCCCGCCCCCGGCTCCCGGCACGCTACCTGAAACCCCGCAGGTTATCAGCCAGCGTAATAAACTTAATAACAGTAAAACGCAGCTCACCACCCAGATCGAGCAGTCTAAAGCTATCGCCTTGGGGGCGCAAAACCTGTCCGCACAGATTTCCGGGCTGCGGCGCGATGCGCTTAAAACGCAAATAGCGCTGAATACCGGCAGTATTCTCGGCGCGAAATTCTGGACGCCGCTAACAGATCCGAGTGAAAAAGATGCGGCCCGTTTTGATAACTTCGGCGCGCAGGTGAGTAGTGCCTGGAGCCAGGCATGGGAAGATGAATGGCGGGTCGGCAGCGGGTTTCTCCTGCTTCTGGCGTTAACTCTTGGTCTTGCCGGTCGCCGCGTACTGGACATCCCCATGAACTGGATCCTGCCGCGCTGGCTGCCGCAGGGCCGTTTTCGCCGCAGTTTTCTCGCCTGCTTTACCACACTAAGCACCACATTGACGCTGGGTATCAGCATACAGTTGCTGTGTTACGTCTTTACGCGCCTGCCGGATACCGCTCAGCCGGTGCTTGAATTTGCCGAACAGCTGATTGACCTGTCCTATTTCTCGGCAATTATTGCCGGGCTGGGTATTGCCCTGCTGTCGAATCGTCACCCGTCGTGGCGTCTGCCGGGCATCGCCGATCCGATCGCCAAAACGCTGGCCTCGTTCCCGATCCTGCTGGCCACGTTCATTTTTATTTTTGGGATTGTTGAGCAGCTCAATAGCCTGGTCGGTGCCAGTATTGATGCCACGCTGTTTGGTAATGGTCTGTCGGCACTGCTGGTGGCGATAAATTGTCTGGTCGCCCCGATACGTATCAACCGAATGCGCCGCACCATGCGTGCTGAGGGAGAGCAAACGGAAGTCCGCTCAACCCTGGCGGGGCTTATTCACTTATTGATAAGTCTGACGGCGCTGGTGATCCTGCTGGCACTGCTGATTGGCTATATCCCGCTGGCGCGCTTTGTGACCTTCGAACTGCTGTGGATAGGCCTTGTGATCAGCGCGCTCTACCTGCTGATTCATTTTGTGGTGGATCTGTGTGAAAGCGTCTTTTCCCCGTCAACGCACAGCGGCAAAATTCTTAAAAGCACGCTCAGCGTGAACGATCGTCATCTTTCACTGGCCTCCACGTTGTTCTCGGCCGTCGGGAAAAGCAGCCTGGTGCTGATGGCGGCGGTTGCCCTGTTAAACGGAACCTTTGGCACCACCACGCCGCTGGAATTGCTTAACAAAATTGCCGATATCTGGGGCGGAAAAGGGCTGGAGGGGGTTAATATTATCCCCGCCCACGCGGTTAACGCCGTGCTGTGTCTGGTGATCGGCTGGTACGTACTGCGCTCGTCGCGTCGCTGGCTGGACAACGATTTCCTGCCCAAAACCATGATGGATCGCGGAATGCGCGCATCGCTGGTGACGCTGTTCACCAACGTGGGCTACGTGCTGATTATTATGCTGACGCTGTCCATGCTCGGCATTGAGTGGAATAAGCTGGCATGGATTGTCAGCGCTCTGTCGGTGGGGATTGGTTTTGGCCTTCAGGAGATTGTGAAAAACTTTATTTCCGGGCTGATCCTGCTGACTGAGCGCCCGGTTAAGGTGGGCGATCTGGTGAGTATTAGCGGCGTGGAGGGCGATATTCGTCGCATTAACGTGCGCGCAACGGAAATTCAGCTCGGCGATAAATCCACGGTTATTGTGCCCAACTCTCAGCTGATTTCGCAGAACGTACGTAATGCCACCATGGGGAATGCGCAGGGGGTAGCCACCATCACCCTCACCTTCCCGCTGGATATCGATCCTGAAAAAGTGCGCAATCTCCTGCTGGAGGCCTATAACCTGCATGACTCGATTCTGGAGACGCCACCGCCGTCGGTGAGCTTTAAAGAACTGGGGCCGACCGGGATCGTGCTAAGCGTCACCGGCTACGTCAACAGCCCGCGCATGGTCAGCAGTACCCGCAGCGATTTGCTGTATGAAATTCTGAAAATGCTGCGTGCAGAAGGGATCTCATTGAGCCAGACGCAGACGATGATCCTTGAGCAATCGTCCGCAAAACAGGATCTCGAAGCATGATTATTATGCATGGCCTGCCTGGGCCATGCATCATTACATAATGCTTAGCGAGCCAGTGAAGCCGCCATTCTCACCCACGTATGCCTTTGCCCGCGAACGGCCATTGATAAAGTATATACGGCCTGCGGAGAGGCCATTCCGGCGACGCCAGCATCGCCAAAATTATACAAATCGGCTCCACAGCGTTTGCTGGCAAGCGCAATCTGGCGGATGGTGTCCTCATCTGCGCCTTCCTGACTGCTGCTCAGTGTAGTTATCGCCATACCTCCTGCCTCGCGAATAGCCGAAAGCGCAGCTTCAACATGGGCTTCAGACGCGCCGCGACAGCCTGACGGCGCGGGAACCATAACGCCATCAGCCCCTGCGGTGATGTAGCTGGCGTATTCGTCGGCACACGCTAAACCGGCGGCATAAAATTTTGCCACGAGGATCATTTTATCGGTCCTGGCACGAAGCAGTTTAATGCACTCACACACCCGCTGAGCCGTAACGCCAGGCCTGTCATAGGCGGTTAAGCAAAAGAAATCCGCCCCGCCCAGTTGAGCAAAATTATGCAGATTGCAGGCTCGCGGGTTGTCCGGCGCGTCATCGGCAAACACCTCGAGGCTGACGCCGACCATCCGGCCCGTTAACTGTTTAAAATGGTGTAAATCGCGGCACCCCTTAATTTGTTGCAACTGGCAGTTCATTCCTTTTACCAGCAGCAAATCTGCGCCAAATGCACATAACAGCTCGCCGTTAGTCACTTCACCGTAGAGCGGGGCTGCATCGGCTGCCACTTCGGCCATAACAGCACGCCCTTCTGCAGCGATAATCGCCTGTTTAAGTTCTGTGCTGCTGGCAGGCTGGCTAAAATCACTGGTACGACAGTTCAAAATACGCTGCATGATTATCTCCTTAATTCAGGCAGACCAGCGCCGGTGAGGGTTGACGAAATGCCGTTTCGAGGATCGACAGATTAGTGAGCGCTTCCTCTTCACTCACATAGTTGGCAACGCCGGTGGTTAACGTGTCGTAGAGTGCATCATAAACGCGCCCGTAATCGCCTTTTTCCGGCGCAAGATGCTCGATATGCGTCTCTCCGTTTTCATCAATATATTCCAGACGCGCGCACTGATTATCGGCAGCGAAATCCGGATGATCCGGCATAATCCCCGCCTTCAGACTGGTTTCCTGCCGATCGATATGGTCGTGGACAAAGCTTCCTTTGGTGCCGTGAACAACAAATTTGGGATACGGGATCTTAACCAGATGACTGGTTTTAATAATGGCTTTCAGGTTGCCGTAAAATAGCTGCGCCTCGAATGTATCATCAGGGTTGGCTTTCTGGCGCAGATGGCGCAGGTGGTAAGCTACATGCGAAGGACGGCCAAACAACGAAAGCATTTGATCCAGGGTGTGTACGCCCAGGCCGTAAAATGCACCGTCGAATGCACCACCGGGCTGGGGGTCAGCGTCAGGCCGGAAATAGTCAAAATGGCTTTCAACCTCGACGATATCGCCGAGTTTGCCGCTTTCGATGGCCTTCTTCATGGTCAGAAAGCAGCTGTCAAAACGGCGATTCTGGAAGGGAGAAATGACTAATCCCTTCTCTTTCGCCAGCGCAAAAAGCGTTTTGGCTTCTTCAAGGGTGGTGGTGAAGGGTTTTTCGACCAGCACATTTTTACCGTGCTCAAGGCAGAGCCTGGCATAGTGAAAGTGGCTATCTGGTCGGGTGCAAACCGTGACCAGAGTAATCTGTGGGTCATTGAGGATCTCGTTGACGCTATCGGCAAAGGCGATGCCCTGATATTCCGGCAGGCTCTCCCTCTGCGGGTTGCGAACCGCATCGAAAATACGCTTCACGGTAAATTTGTTTTTACGGATTAAGACATAGGGTAGATGATAACGGGTGGCACTTTTACCGAAGCCAATGAATGCGCTGTAAATCATGATGGTTCTCCTTAACGCACTAAAAAAGTCAGCGCCGCCAGCACGGCAGATTTGCCGTCCAGCTTGCTAAAAAAGCCCGTGTCCAGCGGTTGTACCGGACAGCGGTGATTAATCTCTTCGCTAATGCTTTCGCGCATGTAATTCAGCTGCGGTCCCAGCAGAATAAGATCCGCTTTTTGATATTCTTCCTGAAGGCGTCCCACGTTGATGGCATAAATAGTCAGTGGATAGCCCGCTGACTCAGCAAACTGACTCATTTTTCTCGCCATGATTGAGGTAGACATACCTTCATTACACATCAGGACAATGGTTTTCGCCTGCTGCAGGACGGGTACGGATTGATCGGGTACGGTAAGGGGCGTTTGCGCAATTTCATTCACCAGCTGCTGTGCTTTTGCGCTTATCATTGATTTTTCATAAGCCGCAAGAAATGGCAGATAAATCACCACGCCGAGGAACAGCAGGATAATTTGCAATATAACGTTACGATAGTCACCGCCAGAACCTAACCAGCCTGATAATAATGGCGGGACCGACCACGGCACATACGCCACGATTTTCGACACCATTCCCCATTGCGTTGCGAAATAGGCAATAATAAAGTTTACCTGCGGATAAATAATAAAAGGGAACATGATTAACGGGTTATACAGCACCGGAAAACCGAAAATTACCGGTTCGTTAATATTAAAAATCCCGGGAGCTAATACGGTTCTGGCAAATTTCTTATGACTTGATATTTTACTGCGCATGAACAGTGCAATCAGCAACGCCAGAGTCGTCCCGGTCCCGCCCATATGGCCATAGAGATCGCGAAACGGCAGAACAATAATATGCGGTGGAACCTCGCCTTTAGCAAAGGCCGCCATGTTCTCCTGCATCGCCACTAATAATGGCGGTTCGAGTATAGGGTTAATAATACCGGAAGGATGAATACCCAGGGCAAAAAGCACGTTAGTTAACGTGGTCAGGGTCAGGAAACCGGGAAGATTAGTGGTTAAATGGACCAGCGGGGCCTGAATCGCCTGCTGAATAATTTCATGTACTTCCCGATGAAACAGCGCCTGGACTACGACCGCCAGAATCGCGAAGGCCAGTACGGTGAGCATAATTGAAAACATTGACTGAAAAGAGTGCGCCACCATCGGCGGAACGTCGTCACCCAGGCGGATTTGCAGTCGTTTGCTGCCAGAGATCCACAGAAAAAGGTCGGTTGAGACCACCGCCGTCAGAATGGCGACAAACACGCCACCCGCGTTGGTCAGACTAAAGGTTATTACGTTGCTGACCTCAACACGCGTTTCACCAGTGACGGGTACCAGCGATACGGTCGTTGGCATTAAGACTAAAAACGCGGCCAGCGCTACCATCGCCGGAATAACCGGCGTAGCAAACCGGCGTTTTGTCGCAATATTCCACGAAATCAGTACTACCAGCATCAATGACAGAATATTCATTGTGCCGTTTAAAATGCGCTCGCCAATGCTGCGGATTGAATTAATCACGTCGCCGGGCAGTAACGACGCCAGAAAACCGTTAGCATCCAGAAACACATAATTTACCATT encodes the following:
- a CDS encoding DUF3772 domain-containing protein, whose translation is MHKRLRVPLLLALLTCLIMPIFAHADEETGENDVEQPVKVVNASTALPALQKRLDSLKQRVSTAKADKQFTALNDDAQKLAADAEKLAVALVPQLTQIQGQLDVLGPPPAPGTLPETPQVISQRNKLNNSKTQLTTQIEQSKAIALGAQNLSAQISGLRRDALKTQIALNTGSILGAKFWTPLTDPSEKDAARFDNFGAQVSSAWSQAWEDEWRVGSGFLLLLALTLGLAGRRVLDIPMNWILPRWLPQGRFRRSFLACFTTLSTTLTLGISIQLLCYVFTRLPDTAQPVLEFAEQLIDLSYFSAIIAGLGIALLSNRHPSWRLPGIADPIAKTLASFPILLATFIFIFGIVEQLNSLVGASIDATLFGNGLSALLVAINCLVAPIRINRMRRTMRAEGEQTEVRSTLAGLIHLLISLTALVILLALLIGYIPLARFVTFELLWIGLVISALYLLIHFVVDLCESVFSPSTHSGKILKSTLSVNDRHLSLASTLFSAVGKSSLVLMAAVALLNGTFGTTTPLELLNKIADIWGGKGLEGVNIIPAHAVNAVLCLVIGWYVLRSSRRWLDNDFLPKTMMDRGMRASLVTLFTNVGYVLIIMLTLSMLGIEWNKLAWIVSALSVGIGFGLQEIVKNFISGLILLTERPVKVGDLVSISGVEGDIRRINVRATEIQLGDKSTVIVPNSQLISQNVRNATMGNAQGVATITLTFPLDIDPEKVRNLLLEAYNLHDSILETPPPSVSFKELGPTGIVLSVTGYVNSPRMVSSTRSDLLYEILKMLRAEGISLSQTQTMILEQSSAKQDLEA
- a CDS encoding oxidoreductase → MMIYSAFIGFGKSATRYHLPYVLIRKNKFTVKRIFDAVRNPQRESLPEYQGIAFADSVNEILNDPQITLVTVCTRPDSHFHYARLCLEHGKNVLVEKPFTTTLEEAKTLFALAKEKGLVISPFQNRRFDSCFLTMKKAIESGKLGDIVEVESHFDYFRPDADPQPGGAFDGAFYGLGVHTLDQMLSLFGRPSHVAYHLRHLRQKANPDDTFEAQLFYGNLKAIIKTSHLVKIPYPKFVVHGTKGSFVHDHIDRQETSLKAGIMPDHPDFAADNQCARLEYIDENGETHIEHLAPEKGDYGRVYDALYDTLTTGVANYVSEEEALTNLSILETAFRQPSPALVCLN
- a CDS encoding PTS transporter subunit EIIC, producing the protein MSSGTLLQKVTDISQQMAAEIHLRSLRDSFIITVPFLVLAGLFIMVNYVFLDANGFLASLLPGDVINSIRSIGERILNGTMNILSLMLVVLISWNIATKRRFATPVIPAMVALAAFLVLMPTTVSLVPVTGETRVEVSNVITFSLTNAGGVFVAILTAVVSTDLFLWISGSKRLQIRLGDDVPPMVAHSFQSMFSIMLTVLAFAILAVVVQALFHREVHEIIQQAIQAPLVHLTTNLPGFLTLTTLTNVLFALGIHPSGIINPILEPPLLVAMQENMAAFAKGEVPPHIIVLPFRDLYGHMGGTGTTLALLIALFMRSKISSHKKFARTVLAPGIFNINEPVIFGFPVLYNPLIMFPFIIYPQVNFIIAYFATQWGMVSKIVAYVPWSVPPLLSGWLGSGGDYRNVILQIILLFLGVVIYLPFLAAYEKSMISAKAQQLVNEIAQTPLTVPDQSVPVLQQAKTIVLMCNEGMSTSIMARKMSQFAESAGYPLTIYAINVGRLQEEYQKADLILLGPQLNYMRESISEEINHRCPVQPLDTGFFSKLDGKSAVLAALTFLVR